One part of the Streptomyces lydicus genome encodes these proteins:
- a CDS encoding acyl-ACP desaturase, with translation MTIAPARHNGEHGQAAWSDAQLLYALEEVVEKELNRHEKVAKEWMPHQYVPWSDGRNFPGVLEGGEEWAPEQSKVSDIGRVALVVNLLTEDNLPSYHHEIATLFGRDGAWGTWVHRWTAEEGRHGIVMRDYLLTSRAVDPDELERFRMAHMSEGFEADNSHSMLHSVAYVAFQELATRISHRNTGHHSGDPVCDRMLARIAADENLHMLFYRNLLAAAFELAPDQTMVAVRDVVTGFRMPGHGMPGFERAAARMAVGGIYNLRIHHDDVLQPVLRHLKVLEIGGLGPAGLAAQEELGLFMNGLDDQARKFDERQAAILARRAARK, from the coding sequence GTGACCATCGCCCCCGCCCGCCATAACGGAGAGCACGGCCAGGCCGCCTGGAGCGACGCCCAGCTGCTCTACGCGCTCGAAGAGGTCGTCGAGAAGGAGCTCAACCGGCACGAGAAGGTCGCCAAGGAGTGGATGCCCCACCAGTACGTGCCGTGGAGCGACGGCCGTAACTTCCCCGGGGTGCTGGAGGGCGGCGAGGAGTGGGCCCCCGAGCAGTCCAAGGTCAGCGACATCGGCCGGGTCGCCCTGGTGGTCAACCTCCTCACCGAGGACAACCTCCCCAGCTACCACCACGAGATCGCCACCCTCTTCGGGCGCGACGGCGCCTGGGGCACCTGGGTGCACCGCTGGACCGCGGAGGAGGGCCGGCACGGCATCGTGATGCGGGACTACCTGCTCACCAGCCGGGCCGTCGACCCCGACGAGCTGGAGCGGTTCCGCATGGCCCACATGTCGGAGGGCTTCGAGGCCGACAACTCCCACAGCATGCTGCACTCGGTGGCGTACGTCGCCTTCCAGGAGCTGGCCACCCGGATCTCGCACCGCAACACCGGCCACCACTCCGGCGACCCGGTCTGCGACCGGATGCTGGCCCGGATCGCGGCCGACGAGAACCTCCACATGCTCTTCTACCGCAACCTCCTCGCCGCGGCCTTCGAGCTGGCCCCCGACCAGACCATGGTCGCGGTGCGCGACGTGGTCACCGGCTTCCGGATGCCCGGCCACGGCATGCCCGGCTTCGAGCGGGCCGCCGCGCGGATGGCCGTCGGCGGCATCTACAACCTGCGCATCCACCACGACGACGTGCTCCAGCCGGTGCTGCGGCACCTGAAGGTGCTGGAGATCGGCGGTCTGGGGCCGGCCGGGCTGGCCGCCCAGGAGGAGCTGGGGCTCTTCATGAACGGACTGGACGACCAGGCGCGCAAGTTCGACGAGCGGCAGGCGGCGATCCTCGCCCGCCGCGCGGCCCGCAAGTAA
- a CDS encoding alpha-L-fucosidase, giving the protein MALRSTRRALCALALTAAAALVPAQSSLARSSPAAGPCTGPVRPASQMTVEPCDTPERVIAKAAHTVPTKGQLAWQQREVTAFTHYGMNTFTNREWGSGAEDEKLFAPSRIDVDQWMRAYKAAGAEQVMLTAKHHDGFVLYPSRYTPHSVAAAPSRPDVVGAYVRAARRAGLKVGVYLSPSDGAELPHAWHARWVAEIRKKQQEGRPLSLPERVALEDGDHAPRGLGRFGNGSKVTERTVPTLVPGDDRAAAVRSGRLPTFHVRADDYDAYYLNQVYELFTRYGPLDELWLDGANPWSDSGITQEYDVAEWFRLIHRLSPDTVVFAGPQGARWVGNENGTARETEWSVTPSARDPWTVPAGGLPNDSTDPDIGSRAKLLAPTTRYLQWYPAEADVSLRPGWFHHPGERPRTPAQLTDLYEKSVGRNASLLLNVPPARDGRIAAEDVASLTAFGTAVRAMYGTDLRKAGPGPWTFDRIGLGEDIRHGQRVERFEVAARTGGTWTTLARGTTIGHRRILALPAPVTADAVRVTVREARGRTYLTPVTLHRSRGAGG; this is encoded by the coding sequence ATGGCACTCCGCAGCACCCGGCGGGCCCTGTGCGCGCTCGCGCTCACCGCGGCCGCCGCGCTCGTCCCCGCCCAGAGCTCCCTGGCCCGGTCGTCCCCGGCCGCCGGCCCCTGCACGGGCCCGGTGCGCCCCGCGTCCCAGATGACGGTCGAGCCCTGCGACACCCCGGAACGCGTCATCGCCAAGGCCGCGCACACCGTCCCCACCAAGGGCCAACTCGCCTGGCAGCAGCGGGAGGTCACCGCCTTCACGCACTACGGCATGAACACCTTCACGAACCGGGAGTGGGGCTCGGGCGCCGAGGACGAGAAGCTGTTCGCGCCGTCCCGCATCGACGTCGACCAGTGGATGCGGGCCTACAAGGCGGCCGGTGCCGAGCAGGTGATGCTCACCGCCAAGCACCACGACGGGTTCGTGCTCTATCCGAGCCGCTACACCCCGCACTCGGTCGCGGCCGCCCCCAGCCGGCCCGATGTCGTCGGCGCGTACGTCCGGGCCGCCCGCCGGGCCGGGTTGAAGGTCGGCGTCTACCTCTCGCCGTCCGACGGCGCCGAGCTCCCGCACGCCTGGCACGCCCGCTGGGTCGCGGAGATCCGCAAGAAGCAGCAGGAGGGCCGGCCGCTCAGCCTGCCCGAACGGGTCGCCCTGGAGGACGGCGACCACGCCCCGCGCGGCCTGGGCCGGTTCGGCAACGGCAGCAAGGTCACCGAGCGCACCGTCCCCACCCTCGTCCCCGGCGACGACCGCGCCGCCGCGGTCCGCAGCGGCCGGCTGCCGACCTTCCACGTCCGGGCGGACGACTACGACGCCTACTACCTCAACCAGGTCTACGAGCTGTTCACCCGGTACGGCCCGCTCGACGAGCTGTGGCTGGACGGCGCGAACCCCTGGTCGGACTCCGGCATCACCCAGGAGTACGACGTCGCCGAGTGGTTCCGGCTGATCCACCGGCTCTCCCCGGACACCGTGGTCTTCGCCGGACCGCAGGGCGCCCGCTGGGTCGGCAACGAGAACGGCACCGCCCGCGAGACGGAGTGGAGCGTCACCCCGTCCGCGCGGGACCCCTGGACGGTGCCGGCCGGCGGCCTGCCCAACGACTCCACCGACCCCGACATCGGCTCCCGCGCCAAGCTCCTCGCGCCCACCACCAGGTACCTCCAGTGGTACCCCGCCGAGGCCGATGTCTCGCTGCGCCCCGGCTGGTTCCACCACCCCGGCGAGCGGCCCAGGACACCGGCGCAACTGACGGACCTGTACGAGAAGAGCGTGGGCCGCAACGCCTCGCTGCTGCTGAACGTCCCGCCCGCCAGGGACGGCCGGATCGCCGCCGAGGACGTCGCCTCGCTCACCGCCTTCGGCACGGCCGTACGCGCCATGTACGGCACGGACCTGCGGAAGGCCGGCCCCGGGCCGTGGACCTTCGACCGGATCGGGCTCGGCGAGGACATCCGCCACGGGCAGCGGGTCGAGCGCTTCGAGGTGGCGGCGCGGACCGGTGGGACGTGGACGACGCTCGCGCGCGGCACCACCATCGGGCACCGGCGGATCCTCGCGCTGCCCGCCCCGGTGACCGCGGACGCGGTGCGGGTCACCGTCCGGGAGGCGCGCGGCCGGACGTATCTGACGCCGGTCACGCTGCACCGCAGCCGGGGCGCGGGGGGCTGA
- a CDS encoding DMT family transporter, whose protein sequence is MSRGLPRWRLPTAEREETVAVLERARTHAPRTPSAQGVGLLLALTATVVWSGNFVIARALHDTVPPVQTAFWRWIIALLAVAPLALPQVRRQWPVIRRHLGFLALAALLGVALFNTLIYQAGRSTSATNMAMIAAASPVLIALFDRGGEPLGGRRTAGMALALAGVVTLLGNGSPTAVLHLDLAAGDLWMLAAAATFAGYSALLRRRPEGIGGVAFLFMTFALGAAMLLPAYGVSLAAEGGFTPTAGTVGPLLYIGICSSAVAYFTWNKAIALVGAARAGVVYYLQPVCVALLSHAVLGEAVGAVQLVCTALIVVGVALGAGSRR, encoded by the coding sequence ATGAGTCGTGGACTGCCACGGTGGAGACTCCCCACCGCCGAGCGAGAGGAAACCGTGGCAGTCCTGGAGAGGGCCCGCACCCACGCCCCCCGTACCCCGTCCGCACAGGGGGTCGGGCTGCTGCTCGCCCTGACCGCGACCGTCGTCTGGTCCGGCAACTTCGTCATCGCCCGCGCCCTGCACGACACCGTCCCGCCCGTCCAGACCGCCTTCTGGCGCTGGATCATCGCGCTGCTCGCCGTCGCCCCGCTCGCCCTCCCGCAGGTCCGCCGGCAGTGGCCGGTCATCCGCCGGCACCTCGGCTTCCTCGCGCTGGCCGCGCTGCTGGGCGTGGCGCTCTTCAACACCCTCATCTACCAGGCGGGACGGAGCACCTCGGCCACCAACATGGCCATGATCGCGGCCGCCTCCCCGGTGCTGATCGCCCTGTTCGACCGGGGCGGCGAGCCGCTCGGCGGACGCCGGACGGCCGGGATGGCGCTGGCGCTCGCCGGGGTCGTCACCCTGCTCGGCAACGGTTCCCCCACCGCCGTGCTGCACCTCGACCTGGCCGCCGGCGACCTGTGGATGCTCGCCGCGGCGGCCACCTTCGCCGGCTACAGCGCCCTGCTGCGCCGCCGCCCCGAGGGCATCGGCGGGGTCGCGTTCCTCTTCATGACCTTCGCGCTGGGTGCCGCGATGCTGCTCCCCGCGTACGGCGTCAGCCTCGCCGCCGAGGGCGGCTTCACGCCCACCGCCGGCACCGTCGGGCCGCTGCTGTACATCGGGATCTGCTCGTCCGCCGTCGCCTACTTCACCTGGAACAAGGCGATCGCCCTGGTCGGCGCCGCCCGGGCGGGCGTCGTCTACTACCTCCAGCCGGTCTGCGTCGCGCTGCTGTCGCACGCGGTGCTCGGCGAGGCCGTCGGTGCCGTGCAGCTGGTCTGCACCGCCCTGATCGTCGTGGGCGTCGCGCTCGGCGCCGGGAGCCGGCGCTGA